ACCTCTCCAGGTCATTTCCATTACAGGAACCGGGTTCATTCTTTTTTTCGAAAACTCGCACTGTTGCGTGATCTGTTGGATGATTTCATCGCTTTTAGTGTCCCAGATCAAAAGGTTATTATTAGTTTGGGCCAATACCTTCATTTGCATATTGTTTTCATTCACATATGGACTGCCTAGGTTGGTCATCACACAATATGTGAAAATAACATCCTCACCGCCAAAATTTCCACCAAATATATGAGCCTGCCAAATTTTCTCAGGTGGATAGGCGCGTTGAGTTCCGTTATAATCAACCACGAGAACCCTTTCTTCGTCATCCATGTAGCCTGAGGCATCTTGAATTGAAATGTATTCCGCTGAATCCTGCTGATCTTTAAACAACAGGTATGGTGTAAGATATTTTGAAGTAATGATGCAAAGACCCCAAATGACCACAATAGATATGGTCCAGTTTCGATTCAGTTTTTTATGCCGGCTATACAATAATAATGCTATCAATAAAGAAAAAGCAGAAGTCAATAATATGGCAGAGCTATTTTTAAAATAACTTACAACCACATGCTTGTTGATTCCCAGGATTTGACCAATATCGGTCATAATAAACACACCTGATATAGCCGTAACCGCGGCAAGTACAAAAAGAAGATATGAAATGATCAGGGTTGTTATCTTTTTGGTTGATGGTGGGGGTGGGGTAGTTGACATCGATCTTGATTTGTTTCTTATAAATGAGGACTCAATTTACAAAATTTTAAAAGAAATAAATTTTGGAAGGTTCTTTCTAAACAGTAAGGTTATAAAAGAAAAAACCATCGCGCCTTTGGCGCGATGGTATAACATATAAAAAGTGTCTAATCTAAATTATATATTAATTTTTAGTTTCCTTGACCATTAATATCCCAGAATACCCTGTTCGATTTCAAGTCACCACCCATAGCAGTTTTTGCTGCTTCATAGTTGGTACCATTCACCTGAGGCTCATCATTTGGATATATGTATCTTCTTGGAACTGATTCCTGAGAAACGGCAGCAATGTTCATTTCAGGATAGTCAAGCAATCTCCATGAAGACCAAGCTTCAAATCCTCTACCGAAAAGAGCAATCCATTTTTGCTGACCAATACTCTTGTTCCATTCTGCAGAATTGTAAGCAACTGTAGGCTGCGCAATGTAACCAGCGATACCAGCATCATCAACTTCTGGTACCCAGTAGTTCATAGAAGCTTTGATACCTTCTTCATAGTACATTTTCGCAGCAGCAGTACCACCACCTATAAGTCCTTTCTCTGCAGCTTCAGCCATCAAGAAATTTACTTCATCATAACTAAGAATGATTCCTTCAAGGTCAGGCGTGTGCCAAGGTGCTCCAATGTGCGTGTATTCAGAGAACGTATTACTTGCTCCATAGATTCCACCCTTATAAGGAATTCCTACATTGTCATCCATAAATACAGCAGATCTTGGATCGCTTAATGTGTTCATGATGTCAGCAAAAGTATTGGCAATTACATAATCATTTCTTCCTGATTGAACCAAAGCTTCCCAGTTTGGATTCGTGTTAGGAGGTGAAGTTTCAAATGGAAATGCTGCGTTATCAGCGTTAGATTCTAAAACTCCCGCATCAACAGCAGCTGTTGCAGCAGCAGTTGCAGTTGTTGGATCTGCATCAGCAATGCGAACGGCCATTTTCAATTTCAACGAGTTTCCGAATTTTCTCCAAGAAGCAACGTCTCCACCGTAAATAAGGTCCTCTCCACCAAATGATGGGTTGGTTTCATTCAAAGTATTTAATGCTTGATCAATAGTATTCATGACACTTGCGTAGATTTCGGCATCATCATCGTACTTAGGGATCAAATTTTCATTTCCTAAAAGAGCTTCAGAGTAAGGAACATTTCCATAAGTATCCACAACAATGTGCCATACATATGATTGGAATAAATCCAAAATGGCAATTTTGTTTGCAGCAGTACCTGGGTTAGGTTCATTTTCAGCAATAATTTTCTTCGCTTCAACAACGTCAATCATTACACCGGCATACATTGAGAACCACCAGTTACCACCGATATCTCTTTGAACCATGTCATAATTAGTTTCGTCATTATACGTAGTTGTCGTCCAGT
This DNA window, taken from Lutimonas zeaxanthinifaciens, encodes the following:
- a CDS encoding DUF3179 domain-containing (seleno)protein — protein: MSTTPPPPSTKKITTLIISYLLFVLAAVTAISGVFIMTDIGQILGINKHVVVSYFKNSSAILLTSAFSLLIALLLYSRHKKLNRNWTISIVVIWGLCIITSKYLTPYLLFKDQQDSAEYISIQDASGYMDDEERVLVVDYNGTQRAYPPEKIWQAHIFGGNFGGEDVIFTYCVMTNLGSPYVNENNMQMKVLAQTNNNLLIWDTKSDEIIQQITQQCEFSKKRMNPVPVMEMTWRGFKKLYPNGTVLYNTWNTPIEKIVSLLFSTEETWYGDKWMFKTANFDDKRLPSKEHIIGIRDDKSNKQLALTKDYIIKNGVLNIQIGDRHVALSYFPEYETIVGFDRVVDNEVKTITEIEVDGKTEEFGQLDKIFLYNSVLWAVWAHYYPESDILQ
- a CDS encoding SusD/RagB family nutrient-binding outer membrane lipoprotein, giving the protein MKKILLIALMLGTTISCTDFEGWNIDEKNPSEVPAAFLFTNAQRAFYRQMVIPSVNSNIFKQMAQHWTTTTYNDETNYDMVQRDIGGNWWFSMYAGVMIDVVEAKKIIAENEPNPGTAANKIAILDLFQSYVWHIVVDTYGNVPYSEALLGNENLIPKYDDDAEIYASVMNTIDQALNTLNETNPSFGGEDLIYGGDVASWRKFGNSLKLKMAVRIADADPTTATAAATAAVDAGVLESNADNAAFPFETSPPNTNPNWEALVQSGRNDYVIANTFADIMNTLSDPRSAVFMDDNVGIPYKGGIYGASNTFSEYTHIGAPWHTPDLEGIILSYDEVNFLMAEAAEKGLIGGGTAAAKMYYEEGIKASMNYWVPEVDDAGIAGYIAQPTVAYNSAEWNKSIGQQKWIALFGRGFEAWSSWRLLDYPEMNIAAVSQESVPRRYIYPNDEPQVNGTNYEAAKTAMGGDLKSNRVFWDINGQGN